The Columba livia isolate bColLiv1 breed racing homer chromosome 21, bColLiv1.pat.W.v2, whole genome shotgun sequence genome has a segment encoding these proteins:
- the MFAP2 gene encoding microfibrillar-associated protein 2 isoform X6, giving the protein MRAVGLFLLCLPALLAQGQYSRFEGITYPEPVQYSQYDQQSEIQDYYDYHDVTPRAPEEQFRYQSQQQSQQEIVPAPTPAVAPETEPTEPGPLDCREEQYPCTRLYSVHKPCKQCLNEICFYSLRRVYVINKEICVRTVCAHEELLRADLCRDKFSKCGVMATSGLCQTLGASCARSCGGC; this is encoded by the exons ATGAGAGCGGTTGGACTCTTCTTGCTGTGTCTGCCAG CGCTCCTGGCCCAGGGACAGTACAGCAGGTTTGAAGGCATCACCTACCCCGAGCCGGTCCAGTATTCCCAGTACGACCAGCAATCAG AAATTCAGGATTATTACGACTATCACG ATGTCACCCCCCGTGCCCCCGAGGAGCAGTTTCGCTACCAGTCCCAGCAGCAATCACAGCAAGAAATCGTCCCGGCCCCCACCCCAG CTGTTGCCCCCGAGACTGAACCCACGGAGCCAGGACCCCTCG ACTGCCGGGAGGAGCAATACCCCTGCACCAGGCTCTACTCAGTGCACAAGCCCTGCAAGCAGTGCCTGAATGAAATCTGCTTTTACAG CCTGCGCCGGGTTTACGTGATCAACAAGGAGATTTGCGTCCGCACCGTGTGCGCCCACGAAGAGCTGCTGCGAG CCGATCTCTGCCGGGACAAGTTTTCCAAGTGCGGGGTGATGGCGACCAGCGGGCTGTGCCAAACCCTGGGCGCCTCCTGCGCCCGCAGCTGCGGGGGGTGCTGA
- the MFAP2 gene encoding microfibrillar-associated protein 2 isoform X5: MRAVGLFLLCLPAALLAQGQYSRFEGITYPEPVQYSQYDQQSEIQDYYDYHDVTPRAPEEQFRYQSQQQSQQEIVPAPTPAVAPETEPTEPGPLDCREEQYPCTRLYSVHKPCKQCLNEICFYSLRRVYVINKEICVRTVCAHEELLRADLCRDKFSKCGVMATSGLCQTLGASCARSCGGC; encoded by the exons ATGAGAGCGGTTGGACTCTTCTTGCTGTGTCTGCCAG CAGCGCTCCTGGCCCAGGGACAGTACAGCAGGTTTGAAGGCATCACCTACCCCGAGCCGGTCCAGTATTCCCAGTACGACCAGCAATCAG AAATTCAGGATTATTACGACTATCACG ATGTCACCCCCCGTGCCCCCGAGGAGCAGTTTCGCTACCAGTCCCAGCAGCAATCACAGCAAGAAATCGTCCCGGCCCCCACCCCAG CTGTTGCCCCCGAGACTGAACCCACGGAGCCAGGACCCCTCG ACTGCCGGGAGGAGCAATACCCCTGCACCAGGCTCTACTCAGTGCACAAGCCCTGCAAGCAGTGCCTGAATGAAATCTGCTTTTACAG CCTGCGCCGGGTTTACGTGATCAACAAGGAGATTTGCGTCCGCACCGTGTGCGCCCACGAAGAGCTGCTGCGAG CCGATCTCTGCCGGGACAAGTTTTCCAAGTGCGGGGTGATGGCGACCAGCGGGCTGTGCCAAACCCTGGGCGCCTCCTGCGCCCGCAGCTGCGGGGGGTGCTGA
- the MFAP2 gene encoding microfibrillar-associated protein 2 isoform X1, with translation MRRDGGMLCLHSPLKGFGGFSASFKPGSWLKSWFLQGLACMESLNPSERRRRLSALRELGISSGNEAQAEAAWGGERGRLRCGIRTQRIPLGGVSSGCSPIAAIRMRAVGLFLLCLPAALLAQGQYSRFEGITYPEPVQYSQYDQQSEIQDYYDYHDVTPRAPEEQFRYQSQQQSQQEIVPAPTPAVAPETEPTEPGPLDCREEQYPCTRLYSVHKPCKQCLNEICFYSLRRVYVINKEICVRTVCAHEELLRADLCRDKFSKCGVMATSGLCQTLGASCARSCGGC, from the exons ATGCGCAGGGATGGGGGGATGCTCTGTCTGCATAGTCCTCTgaagggttttggggggttttcaGCTTCCTTTAAGCCTGGTTCTTGGCTCAAAAGCTGGTTTTTGCAGGGACTGGCCTGCATGGAAAGTCTCAACCCCTCGGAGCGCCGGCGGCGCCTCTCTGCCCTCCGGGAGCTGGGGATTAGCTCAGGAAATGAGGCACAAGCAGAG GCAGCttggggaggagaaaggggCCGGCTCAGGTGTGGCATTAGGACCCAGCGGATCCCCCTTGGTGGAG TGTCCTCCGGCTGCTCCCCCATCGCTGCCATCAGGATGAGAGCGGTTGGACTCTTCTTGCTGTGTCTGCCAG CAGCGCTCCTGGCCCAGGGACAGTACAGCAGGTTTGAAGGCATCACCTACCCCGAGCCGGTCCAGTATTCCCAGTACGACCAGCAATCAG AAATTCAGGATTATTACGACTATCACG ATGTCACCCCCCGTGCCCCCGAGGAGCAGTTTCGCTACCAGTCCCAGCAGCAATCACAGCAAGAAATCGTCCCGGCCCCCACCCCAG CTGTTGCCCCCGAGACTGAACCCACGGAGCCAGGACCCCTCG ACTGCCGGGAGGAGCAATACCCCTGCACCAGGCTCTACTCAGTGCACAAGCCCTGCAAGCAGTGCCTGAATGAAATCTGCTTTTACAG CCTGCGCCGGGTTTACGTGATCAACAAGGAGATTTGCGTCCGCACCGTGTGCGCCCACGAAGAGCTGCTGCGAG CCGATCTCTGCCGGGACAAGTTTTCCAAGTGCGGGGTGATGGCGACCAGCGGGCTGTGCCAAACCCTGGGCGCCTCCTGCGCCCGCAGCTGCGGGGGGTGCTGA
- the MFAP2 gene encoding microfibrillar-associated protein 2 isoform X2 produces the protein MRRDGGMLCLHSPLKGFGGFSASFKPGSWLKSWFLQGLACMESLNPSERRRRLSALRELGISSGNEAQAEAAWGGERGRLRCGIRTQRIPLGGVSSGCSPIAAIRMRAVGLFLLCLPALLAQGQYSRFEGITYPEPVQYSQYDQQSEIQDYYDYHDVTPRAPEEQFRYQSQQQSQQEIVPAPTPAVAPETEPTEPGPLDCREEQYPCTRLYSVHKPCKQCLNEICFYSLRRVYVINKEICVRTVCAHEELLRADLCRDKFSKCGVMATSGLCQTLGASCARSCGGC, from the exons ATGCGCAGGGATGGGGGGATGCTCTGTCTGCATAGTCCTCTgaagggttttggggggttttcaGCTTCCTTTAAGCCTGGTTCTTGGCTCAAAAGCTGGTTTTTGCAGGGACTGGCCTGCATGGAAAGTCTCAACCCCTCGGAGCGCCGGCGGCGCCTCTCTGCCCTCCGGGAGCTGGGGATTAGCTCAGGAAATGAGGCACAAGCAGAG GCAGCttggggaggagaaaggggCCGGCTCAGGTGTGGCATTAGGACCCAGCGGATCCCCCTTGGTGGAG TGTCCTCCGGCTGCTCCCCCATCGCTGCCATCAGGATGAGAGCGGTTGGACTCTTCTTGCTGTGTCTGCCAG CGCTCCTGGCCCAGGGACAGTACAGCAGGTTTGAAGGCATCACCTACCCCGAGCCGGTCCAGTATTCCCAGTACGACCAGCAATCAG AAATTCAGGATTATTACGACTATCACG ATGTCACCCCCCGTGCCCCCGAGGAGCAGTTTCGCTACCAGTCCCAGCAGCAATCACAGCAAGAAATCGTCCCGGCCCCCACCCCAG CTGTTGCCCCCGAGACTGAACCCACGGAGCCAGGACCCCTCG ACTGCCGGGAGGAGCAATACCCCTGCACCAGGCTCTACTCAGTGCACAAGCCCTGCAAGCAGTGCCTGAATGAAATCTGCTTTTACAG CCTGCGCCGGGTTTACGTGATCAACAAGGAGATTTGCGTCCGCACCGTGTGCGCCCACGAAGAGCTGCTGCGAG CCGATCTCTGCCGGGACAAGTTTTCCAAGTGCGGGGTGATGGCGACCAGCGGGCTGTGCCAAACCCTGGGCGCCTCCTGCGCCCGCAGCTGCGGGGGGTGCTGA
- the MFAP2 gene encoding microfibrillar-associated protein 2 isoform X3, with the protein MYLESLWWFYSSSRLEKQAAWGGERGRLRCGIRTQRIPLGGVSSGCSPIAAIRMRAVGLFLLCLPAALLAQGQYSRFEGITYPEPVQYSQYDQQSEIQDYYDYHDVTPRAPEEQFRYQSQQQSQQEIVPAPTPAVAPETEPTEPGPLDCREEQYPCTRLYSVHKPCKQCLNEICFYSLRRVYVINKEICVRTVCAHEELLRADLCRDKFSKCGVMATSGLCQTLGASCARSCGGC; encoded by the exons ATGTATTTAGAGTCACTGTGGTGGTTTTATTCATCCTCCAGGCTGGAAAAACAG GCAGCttggggaggagaaaggggCCGGCTCAGGTGTGGCATTAGGACCCAGCGGATCCCCCTTGGTGGAG TGTCCTCCGGCTGCTCCCCCATCGCTGCCATCAGGATGAGAGCGGTTGGACTCTTCTTGCTGTGTCTGCCAG CAGCGCTCCTGGCCCAGGGACAGTACAGCAGGTTTGAAGGCATCACCTACCCCGAGCCGGTCCAGTATTCCCAGTACGACCAGCAATCAG AAATTCAGGATTATTACGACTATCACG ATGTCACCCCCCGTGCCCCCGAGGAGCAGTTTCGCTACCAGTCCCAGCAGCAATCACAGCAAGAAATCGTCCCGGCCCCCACCCCAG CTGTTGCCCCCGAGACTGAACCCACGGAGCCAGGACCCCTCG ACTGCCGGGAGGAGCAATACCCCTGCACCAGGCTCTACTCAGTGCACAAGCCCTGCAAGCAGTGCCTGAATGAAATCTGCTTTTACAG CCTGCGCCGGGTTTACGTGATCAACAAGGAGATTTGCGTCCGCACCGTGTGCGCCCACGAAGAGCTGCTGCGAG CCGATCTCTGCCGGGACAAGTTTTCCAAGTGCGGGGTGATGGCGACCAGCGGGCTGTGCCAAACCCTGGGCGCCTCCTGCGCCCGCAGCTGCGGGGGGTGCTGA
- the MFAP2 gene encoding microfibrillar-associated protein 2 isoform X4, whose translation MYLESLWWFYSSSRLEKQAAWGGERGRLRCGIRTQRIPLGGVSSGCSPIAAIRMRAVGLFLLCLPALLAQGQYSRFEGITYPEPVQYSQYDQQSEIQDYYDYHDVTPRAPEEQFRYQSQQQSQQEIVPAPTPAVAPETEPTEPGPLDCREEQYPCTRLYSVHKPCKQCLNEICFYSLRRVYVINKEICVRTVCAHEELLRADLCRDKFSKCGVMATSGLCQTLGASCARSCGGC comes from the exons ATGTATTTAGAGTCACTGTGGTGGTTTTATTCATCCTCCAGGCTGGAAAAACAG GCAGCttggggaggagaaaggggCCGGCTCAGGTGTGGCATTAGGACCCAGCGGATCCCCCTTGGTGGAG TGTCCTCCGGCTGCTCCCCCATCGCTGCCATCAGGATGAGAGCGGTTGGACTCTTCTTGCTGTGTCTGCCAG CGCTCCTGGCCCAGGGACAGTACAGCAGGTTTGAAGGCATCACCTACCCCGAGCCGGTCCAGTATTCCCAGTACGACCAGCAATCAG AAATTCAGGATTATTACGACTATCACG ATGTCACCCCCCGTGCCCCCGAGGAGCAGTTTCGCTACCAGTCCCAGCAGCAATCACAGCAAGAAATCGTCCCGGCCCCCACCCCAG CTGTTGCCCCCGAGACTGAACCCACGGAGCCAGGACCCCTCG ACTGCCGGGAGGAGCAATACCCCTGCACCAGGCTCTACTCAGTGCACAAGCCCTGCAAGCAGTGCCTGAATGAAATCTGCTTTTACAG CCTGCGCCGGGTTTACGTGATCAACAAGGAGATTTGCGTCCGCACCGTGTGCGCCCACGAAGAGCTGCTGCGAG CCGATCTCTGCCGGGACAAGTTTTCCAAGTGCGGGGTGATGGCGACCAGCGGGCTGTGCCAAACCCTGGGCGCCTCCTGCGCCCGCAGCTGCGGGGGGTGCTGA